The genomic region GGACAGCCCCGGGCGGTTCTCGACTGACTCGGTGCGGGTGCCGAAGCCGTAGTCGGTGACGACCAGCACCTGGTGCCCGGCCTGCCGGTCGATCATCTCCTGGGCCCGCACCTCGGCCAGGTACGCGACGTACCACTCGGCGGAGCCGTGGGGGTGGTCGGAGGGTGCCATGGCCGTCTCCCGGTCTGCGCGGCACGCCGGATCGGCGGCGGGCCGGGATCCGGTTGTGGAGCTGACGTGCAGTCACCATAGTGCCCCGTGCGCGGCCTGCGAAGGGGTCAATTGCCCTGCGCTGCAAGGGCGGTGGTGACAAGGCGCGGGCACCCGGCGCGTGGCGGGCCCGGTGGTGCGCCGGGCGGCAGCGGTGCCGTGCGGGTGCCGCGGGTCAGTGCAGGATCGCGTGGGTGACCGCGCAGGAGTTGGTGTCGGCGGACAGCGCCTCGTCCAGGCGCCGCGCTTCGGCGCGGTCCTGGAAGGAGCCGGCACGCGGATGGATCCGGCCGACCAGACCCGGCCAGGTGGCGGGCGCGCGGGGCGCGCCGTGCCGGTGCTGGTGCTGGTGCTGGTGCTGGTGGAGCTCGCCGACGCTCGCGGCGGCGACACTGCGGTCGCCGGAGCCGATGACGTCCGTGCCGCCGACGTGGCCGACGGGCGGTCGGTCAACGCGTGGCTGAGTGCGGACGGATTGGTGCTGGTCACCAGGGGTGGAACTCCTACTCGGCCCCTCTCGGACTAACCCGACAAGGCGGACGTCTCACCCAAGGCTGACAGAGAGGGCTGCAGCGCGGTGACGGCCGGAGACACCTGCCCACGGGGATGCACCACCATCACCTTCCAGGTCGGTGCGTTCTGGGCGAACCGGCGTGCCGTCAGGTCGGGAAAGCGGGCGGCCAGGGATTCCGGCATGATGCACACACCCAAGTCCTGGCGGACCAGGTCGGTGGCGCTCAGAATGTCGTTGACCTCGAAGGTGGCGGCACGGTCGACGAGGGCTGTACGAAAGGCACGGTCGACCGAGTGCCGGATCGCCCAGCCGACGGGGAATTCCACCAGTGGTAGGCCGGCCACCTCGGCGAGGGTGACCGGTCGCTCGGGTTCCACGGCGCGGCTCGGCGCCGCGATCAGGACCATCTCCTCCTCCTTCAGCACGCTTACGGCCAGTCCTCGCTGCTGCGGGCGGGCCAGCGCCACGACGGCCACATCCGTGGTGCCGTCGCGCAGTGCCCGCAGGAGGTCGTCCGCCGATGCCTGGCGAAGCCTGACCGTCACCTGCGGATGCTGGTGACGGAAGGCGGCCAGCGCCTCGGCGAGGCCCGTGTAGAGACCCTGCATGACGCCGATCGTGATCTCCCCCCGGAGCTCTCCTTTGGCCAAGTCAACGGCGGCCCGGGCCTGTTCGGCGGCCTGTAGCGTGGCACGGGCGGCTGGGAGGAACGCCTGGCCCGCCGGGGTGACGGACACCCGGTGGGTGCTGCGGTGGAACAGCGATGCGCCCAGCTCGCGCTCAAGGGCGCGCACCGTGGTGGACACCGCGGACTGCACCACGTGCAGGCGCCGCGCCGCCGCGCTGAAGCCGCCCTCCTCGGCGACCGCGACGACGACCTCCATCTGCCGAAGATCCATCCCACACTCCGTAAGCCGATCCCAGGCCATCTCTCATAGAGATTACCGTCATCTCGAACCATCTCCCTGACCTAGGAAGCGACCACGGTGGCACAGGGTTGAAGAGGTCATCGGCAGCAAGCGCTGCTGGTGAACGAGGGAATCCGGCCCGGTGCCGGACGCCCGCCCTTGCCCCAAGGAGACACCCATGTCGAGCAACAACGGCCTCATCGACCCCGCGGACGCGGCGGTACTGCTGGTGGACCACCAGAGCGGTCTGCTGCAGATCGTCAACCACACCAACGTCCGTGAGCTGCGCAACAACGTGGCCGTACTGGCCAAGGCCGCCACCCTGGCCGGCGCCCCGGTGATCGCCACCGCGTCCGTCCCCGAGGGCCCGAACGGCCCGCTGATCCCGGAGGTGTTCGAGAACGCGCCTAAGGCGACGTACGTCCAGCGTCATGGCGAGATCAACGCGTGGGACGTGGAGGGCTTCCGCCGCGCCGTCGAGCAGACCGGCCGCCGTACGCTCCTCGTCGCCGGCATCATGACCAGCGTCTGCGTCGTGGAGCCCGCGCTGTCGGCCCTCGCCGAGGGATACGACGTGTACGCCGTCATCGACGCCTCCGGCACCTACTCCGACGAAGCTCAGCGGATCTCGATCGAGCGCTTGAGCCGGGCCGGCGTCAAGGTCGTCGACGTCCTCGGCGTAGCGGCCGAGCTGCAGAAGACCTGGGCCCGCGAAGACTGGGCCGACTGGGGCGGCGTCTACGCGAGTGTCAGCCCGGGCTACGCCGCCGTCATGGAGTCGGTGGGCCGCGCCCAGGCGGAGGCCACCGGCGGCGAGGCCACCGGGGCCGAGGTCAAGTGGGCTCGGGCACGCGGCCAGCTGGCCTGAATCCCGTCGCTGCTCCCCCGGGCCGGCGGGCCCGGGGCGGCCGACCCCCGCAGCTGGCGTCGATCCCGGCCGCCGGCCGACAACCTTCACGAAATCGGAGCAGTCACATGTCGTTGTCCGCATCCCGGCCCGCTCTCCGGGCACCCTGCGAGGGGGTCGGCGAGCGGCACTCGTCCCGCAGGCACGGTGCCGGGTTCTGGTTGATCGCCTCGGCGTTCGTCACGGCCATGGCGTTCTCCACCGTCCCGACGCCGCTGTACCCCCTCTACCAGGCACGGGAGGGGTTCTCCACGTTCACGGTCACGATCGTCTTCGCCGTCTACGCCATCGGTGTACTGACCAGCCTGCTGCTGGCCGGGCACGTCTCGGACTGGGTCGGCCGAAGGAAGGTCATGATCACGGCGCTGACGGTGGAACTGGTCGCCGCCGCGCTGCTCCTCACCGAACCGTCCCTGCCGGTCCTCCTCCTCGCCAGGCTGGTCACCGGCCTCGGTGTCGGCATGCTCACCGCGACCGCCACCGCGCACCTGCACGAACTCCACAGCGCGCACCGCCCCGGCACCTCGTCGCAGCGCTTCGAGATCGTCTCCACCGCGGCCAACATCGGCGGCCTCGGCTTCGGCCCGCTCGTCGCCGGCCTCCTCGCCCAGTACCTCGACGCGCCGCTGCGCCTGCCCTACCTCGTCTTCGGCGCCCTGCTGCTGATCAGCATCGCCGCGGTCGCGCTCACCCCCGAGACAGTCAAGAAGCAGCCCGTCAGGCCGGCGTACCGCCCGCAGCGCGTCAGCGCCGACCACGGCGACCCGGCCGGATACGTGGCCGCCGCAGCCGCGGGCTTCGCGTCCTTCGCGGTCTTCGGCCTGTTCACTTCGCTGGCCCCCGGGTTCGTCAGCCACACCCTGCACCACCCGTCCCGCGCACTGGCCGGGCTGATCGTGTTCGCCGTGTTCGGTGCCGCCGCGGTGGCCCAGACGCTCACCGGCCGACTCGACGCCAAGATACGCAGGAACATCGGCCTGTTCGCCCAGGCGGCCGGGGTGGCCGCACTCGCCGTCGGCACGCGCACCGCCAGCCTCCCCGTGTTCCTGGCGGCCGGCATCGTGGCCGGCATCGGCGCCGGAGTGCTGTTCAAGTCCGCGGTCGGCACCGTCGTCGCCATGGCCACGCCGGCCAAACGCGGCGAAGCTCTCGCCGGGCTCTTCCTCATCTCCTACCTGGGCCTCGCCCTGCCCGCGATCGGCCTCGGCATCGCCACCCTCTACACCACCGTGACCGCCGCGATGACGTGGTTCACCGGTGTCCTGCTCATCCTGCTCACCACGGCGGGTGTGCTCGCCCGCCGCCCCGGCGGCACCGGCTGAGCGAACCGTCCGCCACCGGGTCGAAGACCTGGCGGCGGCCCCGTGCCCGGCCGGCTTGGCCAACCCGTCCCAGGTCCGGAAGGTGCACCATGGCGACGACGCCGGGCCGCACAGTGGCACCCCGCTCCGGCCGTTGCGCGGCCGGCAGCTGCGCAGGCCGTCGCAGCCGCAGCGCCAGCAGTCCGCGGACAGATCCGCGACCGCCTCCTGCCGGTTGGCCAGAGCGGCGGATCTTCTGCGTCAACTGAGCGGTTGGCGCCGGCCAATCGGGAGCGCAGTGGCGACGCGAACCAAGCCATTCGACTACGAATAGTGATGATACAGTCACTAAGAGTATCGACGGGTTTCCGTGAGCTTATCCCGGGTCGCCACGCGCCGACCCGGCCGGCACCCGAACGCCACGGCCCGAAGTACTTCAGCGGATGCAGGGTCCATCCGCTCCTGTCCGGGCCCATCAGTCGTCAACAGGAAGGCGGACACGGTGAGCAACGAGAATGCGCAGCTGATCTACGGACAGGGAGAAGAGGCGTGCCCCGAGGGAAGCTTCGGCCTCTACCGCGCCACCAACTTCAACATCGGTCAGGCCCCGGGGGTCGGTGACAAGATCCTGGTCATCCCGGTCGGCACGTACGTCAACGACTTCTCCGTGTACGGCTTCGACCACAGCGGCGACGGGGTGAGCAGCGTCGTCAACCGCACCGACGAGGACAACGCGCTCTTCTCGGCCGCCGACCAGCGGGGGCATTCGCTGCCGGTGGACCGCAGGTCCTCGATCGCGAACCTGGCGCGGATCGCCATGGCCGACAGCCCGAACGGCTCCTGGAACGACCAGCCGCAGTCGGCGCTGGCGGCTCCCTTCCTGGGGAACCTGATCGTCGAGCAGTCCTTCCTGAGCAAGTGGCAGGACTGGGAAACCCAGAAGTGGATCTACTCCTACCGGATCACGGTGCGCGCCGCGCAGACGCGCGTCGTGAAGTGGGCGCTCGGCTTCGGTGACCTGCCCGAGGAGACCTCCCTGTACAAGGGGTTCACCGATGTCTTCTGGGGCCAGATCCTGCGGGACGGCACCGAGGGCAGCGTCCTGCTCGGCTCCCCGGCGGGCGGCGGACACACCATCGACCCCGGCACCGACCTCGCCATCGACATCCAGGTCCTCCACGCGAAGGAAAGCACCGCCCACGAACACCTCACGAGCCTGAACGCCCAGCAACTGGGCTGAGCTCGGACACCACCGACCACCCCAGCCGCGGGCCGTTCCCCCACCGGGGGAGACGGCCCGCGCGCCGCCTCACCCACCGCCAGCCGGCGCAGGCAGGACCGCTCGAAGTTCACGCACCAGCGCGGCGGCGCCTGGCGCGCGACCACGAACACCCCCGCCAGCTCCGAGCCGCGCTGTACGGGGCGACGACCGCGAGGACTTCCGGCTCCGCCTCGGCACGAACCCCGAGAGGTCCCCAAGAGGTCCCTACCGGAGCAGCCCGCATCAAGGACCCGGTCCAACGCGGACCGGCCGCGCCGATAGCCAGCGAATCTCCGACCCAGGACACTAGGAACGGCTCGGGAGCGACCGTGGAAGCCCGAACCATGGCAGCACGCTGTTCTCGAAACGGGTCATCGTGCGGATCCGATCCCCTGAGAGCGTGAGGACGTAGAGGCCGACGCCGTGACTGACACCGGTCGGGTTGCGCAGGTAGGCCCCGAACGCCGGCTGGCCGTTGGCTCGCGTGGGAACGAGATCGAACCTGCGGCCCGCATCGAAGAGGGCGGCGCAGAAGCCAGCCACGACATCCCGGCCCTGGTATTCGAAGGGCATCGGCGGCATCGCCATGAAGACGTCGTCGGTCAGCAGCGCGACGAGGGCATCGAGATCGGCGCACTCCCAAGCGCGGACGAACTTCGCCACGAGCGCGTCTTCGGCCCGCGACCCGACAGCCGGCGCCGGCGCGACGTCGGCGATGTCCCGGGGCTGTCGACGGTGAAGCGCCGCGCGTGCCCGCTTGAGGGCGCTGTTGACCGACTCAACCGTCGCGTCGAGCATCTCGGACACCTCGCTCGCTCGGAAACCGAGGACGTCGCGCAGGATCAGGACGGCGAGCTGGCGCGGCGGCAGGAGCTGCACCGCGGTGACGAAGGCCAGGGAGACGGCCTCGGTCTGCTCGTACCGACTTTCGGGGCCAGGCGTCGTCGCGATCGCGTCCTCCGGCAGATCAGGAAACGGCTGCAGCCACACGACCTCGCCGAGCCGGGTCGGTTCGGGCATCTCGACCCCGGGCACGTCCCACTCCCTACCCAGGCGCCGACCTGCGGCGCGGCGCGCGTCGAGGCACCGGTTGGTGGCGATCCGGTACAGCCAGACCCGGAGGGACGCACGTCCCTGGAAGCCGCCGAGGCCCTGCCAGGCAGCCAGCAACGTGGCCTGGAGGGCGTCCTCGGCGTCCTGGAAAGAGCCGAGCATCCGATAGCAGTGCACCTGCAGCTCTCGGAGGTACGGCTCGGTCAGTTCCCGGAAGGCCTCGTCGTCCCCGGCCTGCGCCTTCTCGATCAGATTCGCCGCCATCGCCACACGCCACCCTCTCCACATCTCGTCCCATCCTGTACAGACGTTGGCCGGGGGCCGAACTGGGCGGGCGGTCGACGCCCGGTTTCGCGACTCTCCGGCGCCTTCATGAGTAGCGGCTGACAACGCCGCCACAGATGAAGGGAACCGTGATGGGAAAGATCGTGATGAGCGGTCCGCAGAACATGTCGCTCGACGGGGTGGTGCAGGATCCGGACGGCAAGGAGGGCTTCAGGGTCGGCGGCTGGTTCCTCGAGTACGGCGAGGGACTCGAGGCATGGAGCAGAGTCGCCCTCGACGACGCGCTCGGCGCCGAGGCGTGGCTGTTGGGCCGCCGCAGCTACGCCTACTTCGGGGAGCGCTGGCGGCCCCGCACCGGCCAGCTCGCGGACAAGTTGAACAGCATGCCGAAGTACGTCGTGTCGTCGACCCTCACTGAGCCCGACTGGAACAACACGACGATCCTCAAGGGTGACATCGTGACCGAGGTCTCGAAGCTGAAGGAGGAGTTGGACGGCGAGATCGTCATCCCCGCCAGCTATCAGCTCGGGCACACGCTGATCGAGCACGACCTCGTCGACGAGGTGCGGCTCGTCGTCTTCCCGGTGGTACTCGGGGCTGGAGAGCGGTTCTTCGGCGAGACCACCGGCAAGAAGCCGCTGTGCCTCGTCGACGTCAAGACCATCGGCGACGGCCTCGTCTCCCTGACCTACCAGTTCCTCCCAGGACGCGGCTGAGTGCGCGGATCCGGCGCCGCCGATCGACGGCGCCGGATCTTCGGTCCGGTATCTGCGCCAGCTGGCCACCGGCTGGCCCCGCCGTCGGGCCGGCAGCAGACGGTAGACGGCGCCGGGCAGGACGCTGCTCATCGAGGACAGGTCCCGGCCCTTCTCGACGGCGGTGGCCGGCAGATGCACAACCGCCCCGACCGGCCGGCCGGTCGGGGCGGCGCTCGGCCACCAGCGCCACGGCGATCCTTCAGTGACGCCTCAACCAACTGGGGAGCGAACAACACACCTGGCCGTCTTCAAGGCTCTCGCCGCAGTTGCGTGAAGGGCCGCCGCGAAGGTCGCTCCCCAGCAGCCACGACCTGGCCGGCCGTGACCTGGGGAAGATTGGGGAGCAGTGACGCGATCCCCTTCCCCGGCCAACGCACACCCTGAGCAGCCGCCCGCGCAGGACGACTCGTCGCGTTCCGCACAGGGCGCGCAGGCGGCGCCTCAGGGCTCGCGGCGAATAGTTCGCAACCAAAGTGATTCCGCCGGACCGCCGGTTTGTGTACGTGCTTCCGGGCGCTCTTACCCAGGCGGGCGCTTCGCACTGATCCTGATGATCGGCCAGGTCGCCGCTGAACCGTGGCCCTCGGCCTCCCACGCCAGCTTGTTCCTATGAGAGGAAACTTGTGGCCATCGGAATTCGCCTGCCGCGCGGCTTCGCCGTCCTGGGCGCCGCCCTGCTCGCCGCCGCCGCCGTTCCGCTGACGGCGTCCAGCGCCGCGGCGGCGTCCCCCATCTGCCTGAGCGGCAAGCTCCAGTACGACTACCAGTCGGCCGAAGCCGGCACGGGCAAGCCCACGATGACCAAGCCGGTCCGCAACGCGAACGTCCAGCTGTGGGGCAGGGAGAAGTCCACCGACACCCCGCACCAGCTCACCGCCGACTACCAGTACACCGGCGTCAACGACGGCGGCTTCAACCTCTGCTACACGCCCACCTCCACCACGTCGATGAGCAGCATCTGGGTGCGGTCCCGCACCGAGAGCACCAAGCTGTGGAAGGTCAGCGACACCACCGGCACCCCCTACACCCTGGACTCGCCGACCCTGACCAACGTCGCCGCCAGCACCTCCGTCGGCACCCTCAAACCGTCCGCCGACACCGCGCGGGCCTGGCACGCCTTCGATACCGTCAACCTCCTGTGGTGGTACCGCAACAACCCCACCAGCGACTGCTGGTCCACCCACGAGCCGAACAGCAACGCCTGCACCGAGCTCAACGTCCAGTGGAGCGCCAACTCGGCCGACGGTCCGTACTACGACCTGGCGGGCACCGTCCACCTGTCCGCCGCCGACCCCGACTCCGAGCACACCGTGCTCCACGAGTCCGGCCACTTCCTCATGCACCGCCTGTACAACGGACGGTGGCCGGCCATCACCAACTGCAGCCCGCACTACATCAACCTGGCCAGCTCCGGCACCTGCGCCTGGGCGGAAGGCTTCGCCGACTCCACCGCCGCCTACCTCCTCGGGGACCACCGCTACGTGTGGCCCAACGGCAGCAGCTACAGCTTCACCTACACCACCGGCTGGAACACCGGGGACCAGGTCCAAGGCAACGTGGACGGCTCACTGCTCGACCTGTGGAACAACCTCGACGACGGCTGGAACAGCACCATCAACGTGATGGCCGCGCAGACGCCCTCCACCTTCGCCGAGTACTTCAAGACCGACCGGCCCACGGCCAACCCCCCGCTCGCCACCACCGCAACCGCGCTCACCTACCTGGCCGCCCACGCCATCAACTACGGCCCCACCATCGTGGGCGACGGCCGGACCCACGCCCTCTCCAACAGCGGTGGGATGGCCCTGGAACGTGCCGACCAGTGCGGCACCTCCGGCAGCTCCCCCGCCATCCTCAACACCTACGACCCCACGCGCGCCAAGCAGCAGTGGACGCTGCGGGCGTATCCGAACGGCACCGCGAAGCTCATCGACGGCTGCCCGGACGCCCTGGTGCTGACCGCGCCCACCACCGCCGGCGGCCAGGCCACCCTACGGGCCGTCAACTCCTCCAACCCCTACCAGGACTGGCAGGTCACCCAGAACGCCAGCGGCACCCTGACGATCACCAACCCGGCGACCGGATACTCCCTCGACAGCGCCGCCGTCACCCTCGGCGCCGCCGTCACCGCCAACCCGGCCGCCAACGCCAACACCCAGAACTGGGCCGCCCTCACCTGACAGCCCGCAGCGCGCCGGCGCTCCCGCAGCCCCCGGCCGCGGGAGCGCCCCACCCACCAGCACACGAGCCTGTCCACAGGCGCGCCGCGCGCTGGATCACTGCTGGACCCGTCCATCACGCACGAAAAGGCGCGCGGCCGCGCGGTGCGGTGCGCGCGGCGGCGCGGTGCGGTGCGCGCGGCGGCGCGGTGCGGTGCGCGCGGCGGCGCGGTGCGGTGCGCACGGCGGCGCGGTGCGGTGCGCACGGCGGCGCGGTGCGGTGCGCACGGCCGCGCGGTGCGGTGCGCACGGCCGCGCGGTGCGGTGCGCACGGCGGCCCTACCGGGCCAGGCGCTGACCGAGCGCCACGCGCAGCAGGGCGAGCGCGTCGGCGGCACTCGCGCAGCGCGGTTCCTGGACGCCCGGGTTGGTCGGCCAGGTGGGGCTCCACATCTACGAAGACCCAGCCGGTCAGAGGCAGCTGCGGCGCACCCCGGGGCGGGCTGCCGGAACCTGGTCGGCGCCGCGCGGGCGGCCAGAAGCTGGTCGTGCCGGTCCATTCACGCTGTACACAGACCGGTCACCAGTAGCAGCCAGGGCCTCCTGGCGCTCGTCACTGCGCCGGTCGACGTGCGCAACCTCGAACCTGCGCGCAGTGGTCTGGCGTGTCCAGAGAAGCATGATCGAGGCGGCCAAGGTGAGCAGCGCGGCCCCGCCCCATAGCGTCGGTACCAGGCCGGCGACGAAGTCGGATCCGCTGCGGTAACTCCCGCAGACGGAGAACACGGTGGAGCCGACGGCGACTCCGAGGACGCCTCCGGTCTCCCGTAGGGCGCTGTTCACGCCGGCTGCGGGGCCCTGCTGGGCCGGGCCTGCGCGGGTCATCAGTAGGTGGGCGGAGGGGGTGAAGAAGAGGGCCATGCCGATTCCGCCAGCGAGCAGTCCTGGGACCTGGGTGGGGTAGGCGACGTCGGGTACGGCGGTCGTGGCGAGCCAGGCCAGGCCGAGGGCGCTGAGTCCCAGTCCTGTGGCTGTCAGGGCCCTGGCGTGGCGGTCGGCCCATCGGCCGGCCAGCGGGGCCACCAGCAGTGGCATGGCTGTCCACGGCAGCATGTGCAGCCCGGCCTGCAGCGGAGTTTGTCCCTGCACGGTCTGGAGGAACTGGGCGAGTAGGAAGACCGCGCCGAAAACTCCGGCGTGCAGGAGGAAGCCGGCCGAGTTGAGGGCGGTGAAGTACCGGTCGCGTAGCAGGGCGGGATCCAGGAGCGGGGCTTGGGCGCGATGCTGCCAGGCGAGGAAGCAGCCCAGCAGGGCGGTGCCGGCTGTGGCGACGGCGATGCGCAGTGGGGTGTTGCCATCGCCCAGGCCGGTTCCCGTCACCGCCAGGAGGATGCCGAGCAGGCCGAGGCCGGCCAGGGCGGTCCCGAGCAGGTCGAGTCGGGCGTGCGTGCCCCGGCTCTCGCGCAGCCGCCCTCTGGCGAGTGGCAGCAGCGCGCAGCCGATCGGGACGTTCAGCCAGAAGATCCCACGCCACGACCCGCACGCCATGACCGCTCCACCGACCAGCGGGCCGAGCGCTACGGCCACCCCGATTACCGCGCCCCACAGGCCCAGGGCGAGCCCGCGCCGTCGCTCTGAGACGGCGTCGGTCAGCAGGGTCAGGCTCAGCGGCTGAATCAGGGCCGCGCCCGTGCCTTGCACGACACGGGACACCAGCAGCGGCCTGACCCCCGGTGCCAGGGCCGCGAGAGTCGAGCCGGCGGTGAACAAGGCCAGCCCGGCGGTGAAGACTCGCCGGCGACCGTAGCGCTCGCCGAGGACCGCGGCCGGCAGCGGGAGCACGGCCAGGGTGAGTGTGAAGGCGTTGACCAGCCAGCCCAGCTCATGGGCATCGAGTCGCAGGTCGGTGCGAAGGACCGGCAGGGCAGCGGTGACGATGAGGTGGTCGAGGCCGCATACGAATCCGGCGATCGCGGTGATGATGCAGGTCCACCGGGCAGTTCGTGGGCTTCGTGCGCCGTCCTGGCAAGCCGCGCCTCGAACTGCCCTCACCGGACGGCGGCCTGCGCGGCCGGGTTATGAACCGGCGGTGCTGCGGGTCGGGAGGCCGACTGCCAGGGGACGCAGCGGACGGAAAGCTCGCCGGTTGGGCTGGTCCGCGGGAAGAACGATGCTCCCGGTCGGCGGTGGATCTCTCGCATCGCCTCCGGCACGCTCAGGTCGTAGGCGTGGTCGCCGAGGTAGCCGGGCTCGCTCGGCGGGCCGGAGGGGCAGGGGGAAGAGGATGTCCGGTATCGGTGGGCGTGGCCTGCCGTCAGGATCGCGGGCAGGGCGCGGTTCTGATAGAGGCGGTAGCCGTCCGGTGAGGGGTGGAAGCCATCCGGGCAGTAGAGCGCTCGCGGGTGGCTGCGGAACTCCGGTGCTGTCAGCGACACCACCGCCGCCCCGGCCCGCAGTGCGGCGGCGGTCTGCAGACTCGCGAGCCGCTTGGACCTCCGTCGGCCCAGCGGGCGGGCCCAGCGGCGTACCGCTCGCGCCGCTGATACGTCAGGGCAGGAGGTGACCACCACCTGCCAGCCGCCGGCCCGCAGGCGCTCGACATGGCCGGCGAGCCGGGCCGCGGTGCGGCGCAGGCTCACCGGGAGAAACACGTCGTTGCCGCCGATCTGGACGATCGCCACTCCCGGCTCCTGCGCCGCCACCGTGCGAATCTGGCGGCTCATCGAGGCGGTGGTGGCGCCGGCCCGGGCTTCCACCTGGACCTCGACCGGGCAGTCCAGGCCCGCTGCCAGTGCGTCGGCCAGGACGGCGGCGACGGTCTGCTCGACCCGGGTCACCCCGACCGTGACGGCGGAGGAGTCGCCGAGCACCGCCAGCCGAAGCGGTTCTCCGTGGGTTGGGCCGCGCAGCCCCTGCGGGTCGGGCACGCCCGAGCCGTCCCACAGGGGGTTGCGCAGCACGAGCCGGAACCCGGCGCGGGCGCCCGCGCGGCGTGCCCTGCGCGCTAAGCGGTCGCGCAGGGCACGCCGGGAAGCCGGGGACGGGGGCATGGACGGGGGCATGGATGTCTCCTCTGATTGGCGCGGTGGATCGGTCCGACGAATTTCGGCGGTGCCGGACATGCGTCGTCCGCAAGCCGTCGGACCGGGCCGTAAGACGGTCGCGGTCCCTGCGTGTCGGACCGTGTTCGGCCTGATCGGGACGTGTGCGGCCCGTGGCTGAGCGGGCTGGCCGGAGGGCATCGGCGCTCGTGCGGTCGGTGTCAGCCGGTTCGGGCGGGGGCCGTGAGACGGGTACCGGAGGTGTCGAAGTCGAGGGTGGCTCCGAGCGGGTTCTCGTCGGCGTAGCGGTGGTCCGCGGTGTCGATGACGAGGGCGAGCCGGTGTCCGGGGCGGATGGTCCAGGCGGTGGCGGGTAGAACCACGTCCACTGGCAGCGGTCTCCCGGCGGGTTGGCCGTAGAAGGAGTAGGGCGTGTGGCTCAGCAACCGGGCCGTTCCCAGAGGGTCCACGTCGTACAGGTAGCTGACGAATGTGCCGTGGTCGGCGGAGCCGGTCACAGTGGTGTGCAGCCGCGGTGAGCCACGCAGTGCCCAAGGAGTGTCGAGCGGTCGGCTCTGCCACACGGCGGCCAGGGGCGGGACAAGCAGCGGGAGCACGGTGGTGGGCGGCAGGCCTACGGTGTCGAGGCGACCGGCAGCCGGGAAGAGACCGGAGTCGGCCGGCGAGTCGGCGCCGGCGACCAGGCGGACGGAGTCGGCGCCCGGGAGGGCAGGCTCGAGCTGTACCGCCCTGAGGGCGAGGTCGAGGGCGGCCCAGGTCGGGTAGCTCTCCAGCCGGTCGTCGTCGCGCGGGCGCATCAGGACGGGCCCCAGTGCCTGGGCGCCGTTGGGCCGGCCGCGCAGGAAGTGGTCCAGCCAGTCGGTGGCGTGCTCCCACACCCGGGCCTCGGGCTGGAGCAGGTCCGCTTCGCGGGCGCTGGAGTCACCGTGGCCGCCAGGACTCATCCACAGTTGGCGGGGGCCGGTCAGGGCGTCCAGGAAGTGGCCGCTCTGGCCCGCGGGGACCAGCGGGTCGCTCCATTCGCCTGCCATGAACACTGCGGTCTGATGGGCGTTCAGCTCCGGTACGAAGGAGGCCGGCGAGCGCTGCGTGGTCCAGTCGCGGACCGCCGCGATGTCCTCTCCTGAGCGGATCCGGGCCATGGCATCGCGCGTGGCCGGG from Kitasatospora azatica KCTC 9699 harbors:
- a CDS encoding SGNH/GDSL hydrolase family protein: MLRNPLWDGSGVPDPQGLRGPTHGEPLRLAVLGDSSAVTVGVTRVEQTVAAVLADALAAGLDCPVEVQVEARAGATTASMSRQIRTVAAQEPGVAIVQIGGNDVFLPVSLRRTAARLAGHVERLRAGGWQVVVTSCPDVSAARAVRRWARPLGRRRSKRLASLQTAAALRAGAAVVSLTAPEFRSHPRALYCPDGFHPSPDGYRLYQNRALPAILTAGHAHRYRTSSSPCPSGPPSEPGYLGDHAYDLSVPEAMREIHRRPGASFFPRTSPTGELSVRCVPWQSASRPAAPPVHNPAAQAAVR
- a CDS encoding alpha/beta fold hydrolase, translated to MTGNRVASVGRRVAPRVLLASMLALCGVLGPVAAAEAATAFPAVDSAEASGGSTYSTTVHVPDGTALAVDVYQPAGPGPHPLLVIPGAWWAMPLDTIIDRHRELARAGYLVVAYDPRGLRRSGGEIDMTGPADVSDASEVISWALAHTRADPDRIGMLSSSYGAALSLNAAAHDARIKAVAALCPWTDLAGSFYPGNTPAGTMVTFQEVIGRLNGRLSPATRDAMARIRSGEDIAAVRDWTTQRSPASFVPELNAHQTAVFMAGEWSDPLVPAGQSGHFLDALTGPRQLWMSPGGHGDSSAREADLLQPEARVWEHATDWLDHFLRGRPNGAQALGPVLMRPRDDDRLESYPTWAALDLALRAVQLEPALPGADSVRLVAGADSPADSGLFPAAGRLDTVGLPPTTVLPLLVPPLAAVWQSRPLDTPWALRGSPRLHTTVTGSADHGTFVSYLYDVDPLGTARLLSHTPYSFYGQPAGRPLPVDVVLPATAWTIRPGHRLALVIDTADHRYADENPLGATLDFDTSGTRLTAPARTG
- a CDS encoding MFS transporter; this translates as MRAVRGAACQDGARSPRTARWTCIITAIAGFVCGLDHLIVTAALPVLRTDLRLDAHELGWLVNAFTLTLAVLPLPAAVLGERYGRRRVFTAGLALFTAGSTLAALAPGVRPLLVSRVVQGTGAALIQPLSLTLLTDAVSERRRGLALGLWGAVIGVAVALGPLVGGAVMACGSWRGIFWLNVPIGCALLPLARGRLRESRGTHARLDLLGTALAGLGLLGILLAVTGTGLGDGNTPLRIAVATAGTALLGCFLAWQHRAQAPLLDPALLRDRYFTALNSAGFLLHAGVFGAVFLLAQFLQTVQGQTPLQAGLHMLPWTAMPLLVAPLAGRWADRHARALTATGLGLSALGLAWLATTAVPDVAYPTQVPGLLAGGIGMALFFTPSAHLLMTRAGPAQQGPAAGVNSALRETGGVLGVAVGSTVFSVCGSYRSGSDFVAGLVPTLWGGAALLTLAASIMLLWTRQTTARRFEVAHVDRRSDERQEALAATGDRSVYSVNGPARPASGRPRGADQVPAARPGVRRSCL